A window from Planococcus maritimus encodes these proteins:
- a CDS encoding ABC transporter permease, whose amino-acid sequence MANRAFEQSEYVQRTLSNKREFSWKKFFLQWEWMLILVFFVVIAINTSLSPYFLNAAGLRDATMIFLDKAFIVFPMVMIMILRDIDISVGSTVALSSVVMATLYNTLNVPMSAAIVICLLVGAVCGLVNGLLIVKFKELSAVIVTLATMILYRGIAYVILEDQASGNFPDWFSFFGWGSVAGIPFILIAFTVLAIVFTLLLHKTTFGRQVYAMGNNDTASRFSGVQVDKVKIIVFTLAGLMAAITAVFLASRMGSTRPNVATMYELDVIAMVALGGISTAGGKGRMVGAIIAVFIIGYLQYGLGLINIPSQMMLVIVGLLLLASVAIPKVNVGSAFKGFRKKKQLE is encoded by the coding sequence ATGGCAAATAGAGCATTCGAACAAAGTGAATATGTGCAAAGAACATTAAGCAATAAGCGGGAGTTCTCTTGGAAAAAGTTTTTCCTTCAGTGGGAGTGGATGTTGATTCTGGTGTTCTTCGTGGTAATTGCCATCAACACCAGCCTTTCTCCTTATTTTTTAAATGCAGCGGGACTAAGAGATGCGACCATGATTTTCCTGGATAAAGCATTTATTGTGTTCCCAATGGTCATGATCATGATCCTTAGGGACATCGATATCTCGGTAGGTTCTACTGTGGCCTTATCTTCAGTGGTCATGGCGACACTTTACAACACCCTTAATGTTCCGATGAGCGCAGCCATTGTGATTTGTTTATTGGTCGGTGCTGTATGCGGATTAGTGAATGGTTTACTAATTGTGAAGTTTAAAGAACTTTCCGCAGTTATCGTGACGTTGGCGACGATGATTCTGTATCGGGGAATCGCCTATGTCATTTTAGAAGATCAGGCTTCAGGAAATTTTCCAGACTGGTTCAGCTTTTTCGGATGGGGAAGCGTCGCAGGAATTCCATTCATTTTGATCGCTTTCACCGTTCTTGCCATTGTTTTTACGCTCCTGCTCCACAAAACGACATTTGGCAGACAAGTTTATGCAATGGGAAATAACGATACAGCAAGCCGGTTCTCTGGCGTACAGGTCGATAAGGTCAAGATCATTGTCTTTACCCTCGCCGGACTCATGGCTGCGATTACCGCTGTTTTTCTTGCCTCACGCATGGGCAGTACGCGGCCAAACGTCGCAACAATGTATGAGCTGGATGTTATTGCGATGGTAGCTCTTGGGGGAATCAGCACAGCCGGAGGAAAAGGGCGGATGGTCGGTGCTATTATAGCTGTCTTTATCATCGGTTATCTGCAATATGGGCTCGGGTTGATCAATATTCCTTCTCAAATGATGCTAGTCATCGTCGGGTTATTGCTCCTTGCTTCTGTCGCGATTCCAAAAGTAAATGTCGGCAGTGCTTTTAAAGGGTTTAGAAAAAAGAAACAACTGGAGTAA